The DNA window GGATCTTGCGCTCCTTGGGGTCGTTGCCTTCATCGAGCTTGCAGATAAAGACCAGCGTATCGGCATAGGGGCCGTTGGTGATAAACGTCTTGGAGCCGTTGAGCACGTAGCCGTCGCCGTCGCGCTTGGCCGTCGATTGCATGCTGCCGAAGGCATCCGACCCCGAGCCCGGCTCGGTGATCGCCCAAGCGCCGACCTTTTCGAAGGTGAGCAACTCGGGCACAAAGCGTTCTTTTTGCTCGATGGTGCCCTTGGCGCGGATGGCACCGGCCGTCAGGCCGACGCTTACGCCCATGGCGGTCACCATGCCCGGGCAATAGCGGCAGAGCTCGATGATCGGCAGCAACTGCATGGCGGCGGAATCAAGCCCCTGCTCGAAGGAGACTTCGCGTTTCTCGCGGGCCTTGGGTTCCTCGCCGCGCTCACGAGCGGCGCGATCTTCCTTCTCGCGAGCCATCTGGCGCTCGAAGCGTTGCACGCCCATATCGCCAATCCCGAAGGTTTTGTACATTTTCCGCAGGACGTCGTAGGGCGGGGTATCGCCGTGTTCGAGTTCCTCGATATTCGGGGCAATCTCGGTTTCGATGAATTTCCGCAGGGCATCCCGCAGGACCAGGTGCTGTTCGTTCCATTCGATCATATCTGCGAGGAAACCGATTCGGGACGCTTTCTGCAATGTTGCGGAATCTGGTAGGTAGGCAGTCACATGGCAAGTGCTCCCCGACGTAAAGCGCGTATCGTTCTTGATGACAGCCTCACCGACTATGCGTATCGGTGCTGGCCCAATGGATGCCCACGGGGCTCGACTTGCTGCACGGGTCTGACCATCGAACTCTCGCGTCGCGAGATCCGCGCGGTCGATACGGTGATGGACGAGGTCGCCGTTCTGGTACCCTCGCTGCGGGCGGAAGAGGGCGGTTATGAAAATGTATTTGTCGATGATCCGCCAGAGATGATCATCGAGGCAGACGAGAACGGCACGTGTCCGTTTCTGCGCCGCACAAAGACCAATTCGCTCTGTTCGATTCATACCGTCGCGCTCGAAACGGGCCGCGACATCCCCAGCGTCAAGCCAGGTGCTTGTCGGCATTGGCCGGTGATGCTCGAGCAGGATGGCCCCGATATCCGTGTCCGCTTGCAGCCGACAGCCGAGAAGATCGGCTGCGTCGCTCCGGTGGCCGACCTGCCGGGTCATCCGACGGTTCTGGAAGCCTATCGCGAGGAAATCGAGGAGATGTGCGGGGACGAGGTCCTGCCCCAGCTCGGGCGCCGGCTGCGTCAGGTGCGCGCCGATAGCTAAACGGCCTTGCTGCGGGAACTAGGCTGCTGGTTCGCTCACAAACAGGACCGAGACCATGGCCCGCAGGCGGTCGCTGCTCCATGCCGCCGTCGGAACCGGGCTCATTCGCAAGCCGACCAGATCTTCGGCCGCGCCGCCATCGACAATACGCTCGACGCAGGCCTCGATCGCCGCGGTTTGGCCGGCGGCTGACGAGCATAGCTGTCGGTTGCGCAGCGTGAAGCCACGCTTTTTGGCGAGCAGGTTTTCAGCAGGCGGGTTGGCGGTGACAACCCGACCGCGCTCGTCGAGCAGAAGCCTGGCGGCGCCGGCCTCTTCGAGAGAGGTCTGCAGCTGGTCGCGTTCCGCCTCGATCAGCGCGTTGCGTTGGTAGAGTCTTGCGGCCCGGCGAAGGTGGTCCACCAGCGTCGCCAGAACCTGGCTTTCGTCCGGGCTGAAGGGCTGGTCTTTGCGGCCGCGGGTCACGCGGAGCGCTGCTTCAAGCCCATCGGGGGTGCGGACATCGAAGCCGAGGACGTGAAACGTATCGCTCGGCTCGAGGAATTCACGGTAAAAGTCGCTCTGCATGAGCGCCTCGCTTTGTACCAGGTCAATGAGGCTGGTGACTTTGCCCTCGGGCAGATCCGAGAAGGGGTCGAGGGCGAAAAAGCGCTCCGCGTAAGGATGCTCCCATCCCCGGAGATTGCCCTCGGTGAAGACCAGAGTTGCGGCGCTCCGTCCCGGAGGGCGCAGGATCAGGGTGGCATTGACCGATGCGACGGCTTCACAAAGGTGGGAGAGGAAGGCGTGAAAAGGGACTTTCTCCAGAGGTCCCTCATAAAGCGCGGCGATCAAAGTCTCCTGGTCGGGCGGATCCGAGGCAATCATGAGCCGATTCTACTGCGCGGAACCCGCTTGCGCCACTGCGACAGAAAGGGCGTGGGTGCCCGCTGGAAGTTCGCCAGAGCCTCGCGCAGGTTCCCGGGGAACTTTTTTTCCGGGGGGTATGAGATCGGTGTGTAGTTGACTCCGGCGACGGGATTGGCCACCCACACAGGAGCATGAAGAAATCTCATATGATCACGGTGATGAGCCTGCTGGCTCTGGCGGGCGTTTTGGTGCTGCTATCCATGCAGATCAGCCAGGTCGAATGTGACGTTTGCATGAACTTCAAGGGACGTCGTAATTGCGCGACCGCAGCAGCCCCGACCGAGGCCGAGGCCATTCGTAGTGGTCGGATGACGGCCTGCGGGACGATCGCGGCCGGAGTCCGTGATTCATTCGCTTGCGACGGCGCCAAGCCTGCTTCCATTACCTGCCGCTAGCGGGTCGCGTCCGTGGGGCCCGCGCCATCGGTTGGCAGATGTTGCCGGATACTGCGGCAAAGTATGCTGTGAGCAGGCGCGCCGCGGGGTCGCGCGACGTGGCGCAGATCAACTGCTTTCGTGAAGAGGCGGTCGGACCGGCAAGTTGATGCGGAAGGTACTGCCGGCACCGAGTTTGCTCTCGGCATCGACCTGCCCGCCAAGTCTTTTGGTCAGTTCCTGCACGATAAAGAGGCCGAGGCCCACGCCACCGCGCGCCCGACCGGTGTCGTTTTGCGTATAGGCGTTGAAGAGGTGCGAGATTTCCTCCGACGTCATTCCGACGCCGCTGTCCTGGACCTGGATGGAGATCCCGCCCACGTTCTGGCTGGCGACGATCCTGATCTCGCCCTTGTCGGTGAATTTGATCGCATTGTTGATCAGGTTGCGGACGACGACCTTGAGTTTGGCGACATCCGTTTCGATGACTGGCAGGTCCGCGGCGACCTCGAGCGAAATTTGCGACTCGCCCGAGTCGCGCAATCGTTGGGCGTCCCGGACCAGACCGCCGAGAAAGGTTTCGACCGCGACCGGTTCAATATGCAGGGCCTCACCTTCGCTCTCCAGCCGGCTCAGGCTGAGTGTGTTGGTGATCAGATCGTGCAGCTCATGGGCGCGCCGTTCGATACGTGTGAGCGGCTCATTGCAGCCCGGGGGGAGTTCGCCAAAGGCCCCCTCCTGCAACAAACCGGCGTAGCCGAGGATTGCATGAAGCGGGGTGCGCAGTTCGTGAGACATCGTGGCGAGGAAGTCCCCGCGCAAGCGACTGGTATCTCCCATCTGTGCGACGACCATTTCCGATAGTCGATCGAGGAAAGGCGACGCCCCCAGAATCTTCGAGACTTCGGCGGCCGCGACCCGGTCTTGCAGGACTTTTTCTCGCTTGGCCTGACGGGTAATTTGAACGGGATCAGGCAAGATCGGCTCGGGGAGGCTGGTTTCAGGGAGGCTGGTTTCCGGGAGCGGCCCTTCCTGAGACTCGACGACCGCCAGCACGCCATGGATCCAGTTGTTTTCGTCGCAGAGCGGGCTCAGGCGAAACAGGATCTTGAGAAGACTGCCATCCGCGCGACGCAGCATGCCCAGTTGTTCGCGAGATTCACCGTCCTGTGCGCGGCGGAGTTCGCGACTGGCATTTTCCTGAAGTCCGGGTGCCGCAAGCGCGGTGACGGCATCGCGGCCGACCAGTTCGGATTGTTTCCATCCGAAGGTCTCTACCGCGGCCCGGTTCATGAACGCGACCCGTCCTTCCTTGTCGATCCCGAAGAGGGGAAGGGGGAGCGATTGCATCGCCAGGTCCATCGAGATGCGGGCCGAATTCTGCTCGGCGGGCGCGGACGATTTTTTCTCGGCTTCAGTCATTGGATGGATGTCGGGAAGGGCGGGATACTTGCGCCGGATCGCCGGATCGCCCGATGCTATCCGGGATGACTTCTGGTGGAAAGAAGAAAGATAGGCCTCTGGAGATAGGGATGAAACCGCTTGCCGCGGGGCTTGCTGCCCATAAAAGACCTTGATTTGCTTGCGGTAGCGGTGGAAATCGCGCCCTCGATGTAGCGTCTGCGTTACTGGAGCAGGTCGGTCGTCTCAAAATAGACGATGCTGTACTCTTCGCATTCGTGGCAGAGGAGCCTTGCGGTTCGATACCGGTGGCCGGCTTCTTCGCGGCTGCCTTCGCCCCGGAGTTCCTGAAATCCGCCACAATGGCAGAACCGTCCCCGGAGGTGGTCGTCCATTTCATCGTAGGACCGGATATAGATGGCGTTTTCGAGACTGGCACCGGCGCGCTCGAGGGCCTCGCTTTTCGCTTGGGATTTTTGCCGGCGTTTCCAACCCATGGCAACGATCGCGGCGGCAATCGCTGCCACAAAAAGAAGATTGATCACGTGGGGGACGACTACCTCGGGTGGGTGTGATAGTCGAGACCTCCATGGCCGACGGCAAGACCGCAGATACCGACTTCAAGAACCTCGAGGATTACCTGCCTTATCTCTACCGGCGGCATCCGTGGCACGGGATTCCCATCGGAGACGAGGCGCCCGAGCGGATTACGGCGTTTATCGAGATCGTTCCGACAGATACGGTGAAATACGAGCTCGACAAGCGGACGGGATTCCTGAAGGTGGATCGGCCGCAGAAGTTCTCCAACGTATATCCGAGCCTCTACGGCTTTATTCCGCAGACATATTGCGGCGATGAAACTGGCGCCTATTGCGCCAGCCGGACCGGGCGCGACCGCGTCGAAGGGGATGGCGATCCTCTCGATATCTGCGTCTTGAGCGAGCGTGATATTTCGCATGGCGATATACTTTGTCAGGCAATTCCGATCGGCGGCCTTCGGATGATCGACGGCAAGGAAGCCGACGACAAGATCATCGCGGTCCTCGAGGGGGACGCGGTCTACGGCCACTGGCTCGATATCGAGGAGAGCCCGCACGAGTTGGTCGAGCGGCTGCAGCATTATTTTCTGACCTACAAGCAGGTGCCCGGGGAGGGCGAGGCGGAGGTCGAAATCACCGACGTCTACGGTCGCGAGGAAGCGCACGAGGTGATCCGTCGCAGCCAGAGGGACTACGAAAATAGCTACGGGCATATCAAGGCGGCCAAGGCCCGCCTCGCGCGCCTCTAGTCTCGAATTCGCAAGGTCCTCGAGATCGTCTGGGCCCTTGGCGTCGCGACGGTCGTGAGCTCTCGGGTGCCGGCCACCCGGCGCTCAGACCTCCAGCTTCGCCCGGATATTCGTGCCGTCGTAGAGGCCTTTGAGCTCCTCGGCCATCGCCTCGAGCGCTTCTCCGTTGGGTGGAAGCGTTGCCTGGAGGTGGACATAGAGATGGCCACGCTCCTTGGTGCCGCGGCGGGTGGCGCCCTTGCCGGGGAGTCGCAGTTTGCCGCCGTTGGCCGAGCCTTTGGGGATTTTCAGAGTCACCGGTCCATCGGGGGTGGGGGTGATCACCTCGGCACCCTGGATCAGTTCATGCAGAGCGACGGGCAGGTCGACGTGCAAATGGTCGCCCTCGCGACGAAAGAACGCGTGCGGTCGCACCTTGAGCTTGAGATAAAGGTCACCGGGAGGACCACCGTTGGCGCCCGGGCTGCCCTTGGCGCGCAGGCGAATCTTGGTGCCCTGGTCGGCTCCGGGCGGGATCGTGACCTGCAGCTCTCCCATGCCCTGCAGCTGCAAGCCGACTTTGCCGCCGCGCACGGCGTCGAGAAAATCAATCGTGACATTGCCTTCGGCATCCGAGCCCCGCGTCGGGCCCTGGCGACCGAAACCGAAACCACCGAAGCCACCACCGCCCCGTCCGGAGAGCCGTCCGAGGAGGTCGTCGAGATCGAAATCGCCGCCGAAATTGGAGAAACCACCGGGTCCGCCTGCAGGGCCGCCGGCGCCGGGATGACCACCGCCCCAACGTTGTTGCGCCCGAGCCTGATCTGGCTTGAAGTTGGGGTCGAGTCCCGCGACACCGAATTCGTCGTAGGTCTTGCGCTTGGCCTGGTCGGAAAGAACCTCATTCGCGAAGGAAATTTCCTTGAACTTGTCAGCCTTTTCCGGGTCGTTCTGGTTCACATCGGGGTGGTATTTCCGCGCCAGCTTGCGGAAGGCTTTGCGGATCGCGTCATCATCGGCGTCGCGCTCGACCCCGAGGGTCGCATAGAGGTCTGCTTTGGCCATCACGTGGGTTGTAACCACGAATCGGTCATCTGCAATGGGAAAGGGGCTTTCTGTGGGGTTTCGGACCATGCGCGGCTCTTGTAGGGAAAGCCGACAAAGCTGCTTTGGAGCGGCACCGGACAGGACCAGGAGAGCAGAGCATGGCAAGACTCGAGGGAAAGAAAGCGGTGGTAACCGGAGCGGCAAGCGGGATCGGTCGGGCGAGCGTCCTGCGGTTTGCGCAGGAGGGCGCCTCGGTTCTGGCGGTCGATGTCGCCGAGGAGGGTCTCCGGGAGACGGTAGCGATGGCGCAGGAGGCCGGCGGTGTGGCCGAGGCGCAGGTTGCCGATGGCGGCTCCGAGACCGACGTGGCCGGTATCGTCGAGCAATGTGTGGCGAAGTTCGGCCGCCTCGATGTCTTCTATGCGAATGCAGGCATCGGGGGCCCGATGAAGCCCTTCTGGGAGATGACGGCCGAGGAGTGGGAGCCCGTCGTGCGGGTCAATCTGATCGGCCCTTTTCTCGCGATCAAATACGCATCTCTCGCGATGCGCGACACCGGTGGTGGGTCGATTATTTGCACGGCATCGGTCGCCGGCTTGCGCTCGGGTGCAGGTCCGACTCCCTATAGCGCGACCAAGGCCGGCGTGATCAACCTGGTGCAGACCACAGCATCCCAACTCACCGGGCTCGGGATTCGGGTCAATGCGATCTGTCCGGGCCTGATCGAGACCGGCATGACCCAGCCGATGTTCGATATGGCTCGCGCGGTGGGCAAAGGCGACCGCATCGGTCAGCTCAACCCCTTGCAGCGAGCGGGAGAGCCCGTCGAGATGGCCAACGTCGCGCTATTCCTGGCCAGCGACGAGGCGAGCTACGTGAATGGCCAGGCCTATGCCGCGGATGCCGGGCTGTCCTGCTCGCATCCCTTCGTGCCGGGGCGTATGGCCTGAGCCCGTCGGGACGAAGCGCAGCTTTCCCCGAAGGGCGCGGGGCCGTGGAGACGGGAGTGCGGGCGAGGGACTGTGGTGCGGGACTGCGGTGCGGGACTGCGGGCGAAGGACCGCGGCCGCATGCCTCAGGAGTAGGGCTGGACTTTGCCGAGCTGTTCCCGAAAGACCTCGGGCGACGACGTGGGAAGCTCGCAGACGCGGTTCTCGCAGACGTAGGCGGTCACCTGCCCCGAGCGAGCGACTTTGCCTCGCAGAAGAGGGACGGTTTCGGCCAACTCATCGAGGTTTGCCCCCTCGGTGGCCCGAATCTGCACAGCATTCGGTTGGAAACTCGCGGCCAGAACCGCGTCGAAGGCGGCCGTGGACGCTTCCCGATCCGGTGCAATCAGAAGGATCTCGCGTGGGGTATCGAGTCGGAAGTCGAGAGCGGCAAGCATGCGCGGCGAGCCTGCGCCTCCTCGATTCAGTGTCACCGAAAAAGCCGCCAGGCTGCGTTCGGCCTCTTCGCGGTAGGCATCCTCGGTGAGAATCGTCGCCAGCCGCAGAAGGTTTTGGATCGTGACGGAATTTCCCGAGGGGCGAGCGCCATCGTAGCTTGGCTTCTTGCGCGTGAGGAGCGATTCACTATCCGAGGCGGTGAAATAATAGCCGCCCGCCGGGTCGAGGAACTTTTGGTCCTGGACTGCCTGTATTTCGACAGCGGCCGTCAGCCAGCGTGGCTCGCCGGTGGTTTCGAAGAGGTCGAGCAGACCGAAGATCAGATAAGCGTAATCGTCGAGGACGGCGACACCGCCGATCTGTCCGTTTCGCCAGCTGCGTCCCAGCGCGCCGCGGTTGACGAGGTTGTCGAGGATGAAGCCTGCTGCGTCGCGGGCACGTTGGGTAAGCTCGGGGTCTTGCAGGATGCGGCCTCCGCGCGCGAGCGCACTGATCATCAAACCGTTCCAGCCCGCCAGAATCTTGTCATCGAGCAGGGGAGCCGGCCGTGTCTGGCGATGGTCGTAGAGCACCTCACGGGCCCGAGCCAGACGGGTGCGCACCTCTTCGGGCGTCAACTCGGTCAGCGCAGCCACGCTCTCGAGTGACAGGGATGTATGGAAAATATTGCGGCCTTCGAAGTTGCCTCCCGCGGTGGTGCCGTAGTGAAGCTCGATCAGGCGCACGTCCTCGGGCGAGAGTAATTCGCCGAGTTCTTCAGGCGTCCAGGTAAAGAAATATCCCTCTTCCTGATGCCCGCCGGGCACCTCGCTGTCGGCATCGGTAGCCGAGAAGAACCCACCATCGATATGAGTCATTTCGCGACCGATATAGTCGAGGATCTCGGTGGCGACGTTGCGGTAGAGGGGTTTGCCCGTCACTTGAAATGCTTCGAGATAGGTTTGGGCCAAAAGCGCGTTGTCATAGAGCATCTTCTCGAAATGAGGGACCAGCCAGCGCTTGTCGACGGAGTAGCGATGAAAGCCCCCGCCGACATGGTCTCGAATCCCGCCCCCGGCCATCTTGTCGAGGGTGCGTGTGGCGGCCGCCAGCGAGTCCGGATCGCCGGTGCGACGATAATGACGCAACAAGAACTCGATATTCGAAGACCTCGGGAATTTGGGTGCACTGCCGAAGCCACCCCAGTCGGCATCGTGACGCGCTTGCAGTTGTTTGGCTGTCCGTTGCAGCGCCGCGGTGTCAGGGACGGCGGCGGGCGGTCGACCGCGCGACTGGGCTTGCAGGTCGGCGGTGATTTTTCGGGCTTCTTGCGCGACACCTGCCGGATCGGATTCATGGCGGTTGGCCAGCTCCAGAAGGATTTCGCGCAGACCGGCGCGACTTCCGCGGTCGCCGCGACGCGCCGGGAAATAGGTGCCGCCAAAAAATGGTTCACCCTCCGGCGTCAAAACCACCGTCATGGGCCAACCCCCGCCGCCCGAGAGCATCCGGACGGCATCCATATGCACCGCATCGATATCAGGCCGTTCTTCGCGGTCGACCTTGATGGGCACAAACCGTTCGTTGAGAATGCGGGCAATCTCCTCGTCCTCGAAAGATTCGCCCTCCATGACATGGCACCAATGACAGGTTGAGTATCCGACCGAGAGAAATACGGGTCGATTGCTTGCCTTGGCCTCCGCGAAGGCTTCCGGTCCCCAGGGATACCAGGACACGGGATTATGTGCGTGCTGCAGCAGGTAGGGGCTCGACGCGGTCATCAGACGGTTGGTGTATTTCGGGCCCCCATCCTTGCGTAAATGATGCGTGCGCGGTTCATAGCCGGCTGGTTGTGCGGCAAGGGCGCGCGTCAGAGCCGCTCGTGTTGTGGGGGCGAAGGAGGAAGCCCCGGGAAGCGCCTGCGGGACGCGCCAATGGAGGCGACGTGCCTGATCGGCCTGATTTACCTGACGCTCCGGATTCTCCTCGGGCTGCCCGGGCTCCCCGGGCGCACAGGCACTGCTCATGCAGGTCAGGCCGATCAGCCCGACAAGCCCGATGAGGATGCGAAAAGATTTCGCCGCGGTCGGGGATTCCCGGCGGATGTATTCAGACGGCATATCATCAGTGCTATCACCTTTTGGGTGACGGGAAATCCATCAAGTGCCAAGCGCAAAATGGCGTGGATTGCCGGCTTCTACTTTGCCGAGGGTTTGCCCTTCGGCATCGTGGTCGACAATCTGCCGGTCTATTTTCGCGTGCACGGGGTATCGCTCGCGGCCATCGGGCTGCTCAGCCTGCTCGGATTGCCGTGGACGCTGAAAGTGCTCTGGGCTCCGTTGGTCGATCGCTTTGGCGAGCGTCGGCATTGGATCACCGGTGCCCTGGTCTCGATGGGGGCGATTCTTCTGGTGCTCCCGTGGTTGGATCCGAGCAGTCCCGGTTTCTGGATATGGTCGCTTCTGTTGCTCTTTACGGTCGCGTCGGCGACGCAGGATGTCGCGATCGACGCCTGGACCATCGGAATCGTCTCCCCGGGCGAGGAGGGGATGGCCAACGGGATTCGAGTATCGGCATACCGCGTCGCCTTGATTCTGGCCGGTGGGGGCTTGGTGGTTCTGGCCGGGCAATTCGGATGGGCGGTCGTATTTCCCCTCGCATCGGCCATATTTTTTCTGCTGGCGCTGGGAGCGTGGCGGAGTCCGCGGCCGGAGATCGCGCCCCGAGAGACGACGCGCGGTTGGTATGCGCCGCTGCTGGCATGGGTGCGCCGGCCGGGCGCGCTCGCGGTGGTCGCCTTTATCCTTCTCTACAAATTGGGCGATGCGGCGATGGGGCCGATGGTCAAGCCGTTCTGGCTGGATCGAGGTCTGACTCTCGAGGAGATCGGCGTGGTCTCGACCGGATTTGGCGTCGGTGCGAGTGTGGCCGGGGCTCTGGCGGGCGGTTGGCTGACCTCACGCTACGGTATCCTCCGCGGGCTGATCTTTCTCGGGGCGCTGCAGGCATTCTCCAATTTGGGATACGCCGCGGTAGCCCTCGGGGACGGGGGCCGCCTGAGTATTTACGCCGCATCACTTTTCGAGAGTTTCACCGGGGGGCTGGGAACTGCGGCATTCCTCGCCTTTTTAATGCATATTTGTGATCCGGAGGAGGCCGCGACAGAATATGCGCTGCTGAGTGCCCTCTTTGGTCTGACGCGGACTCTCGCCGGAAGTATCAGCGGTTTTTCGGCGGCGTTTCTCGGATATGGGCCTTTCTTCGTGCTGACCTTTGTTTTGTCCTTTCCGGCATATCTTCTCTTTCCGCGGGTGCGCCGCTGGATTCATGACGCGCCTCTTGATTAGGTCGAGGAGATGGCATCGGTCACCACAGGAAATCCGGCAGGTCCGCGTTTGCGCGATCGGTTCGCGCCGGTGGACCCGCTCGCACCGCGTCGGCAGGACTATCTCGACAACCTGAGAGTCTGCCTCACGATGCTGGTCATCATGCATCATTGTGCGATTGCCTTTGGCGCGACCGGGGATTGGGTGTTCAAGATTGATCCGCGCGGCGCGAGCCTGAGCGTCCTGGCCATGACTCTTTTCACGGGGATCAATCAGGCATTTTTCATGAGTCTCTTTTTCGGGATTTCGGGTTACTTCACCCCGGCCGCTTTTGATCGCAACGGGTCGACCCGATTTCTGCGCAGTCGGCTCGTGCGGCTCGGGGTTCCCCTTCTCGCATATTTCTTCCTGATCAACCCGACGGTGAATTGGATGGCCTTGCGCTTCGAAGGCGTCACCGACACTTCGTATGCCTTTTTCATGGGTACCTATGGCTTCCGATTCTTCGGGTTGGGAGTGACCTGGTTTCTGTTTGCCCTGCTGCTCTTTGCTTACGGGTACGCCGTGATGCGGCGCCTGCGGGAGGCACCGATTCCGCCGCAACGACCGCGCCCCTTCCCCTCACATCTCGCAATCTTCAGTTTTATTTTCGGGCTGGGCGTTTTCACTTACTTCGTGCGGACCTGGTTCCCGGCGGGGCAAGTCATCCCCTATGTCAATTTGAACGTCGGAGAATTCCCGCTCTATCTCGCTGGTTGGATCGTCGGCATCCAGAGCTGGCGGTATGGCTGGATCGAGATGATTGACTACAGCCGGATGCGGGTCTGGGTGGGCGTGGCGGTCCTGGCGATCGTGCTGATGCCGCCCATGATCATTCTGGGTGTCGATGTCACGATGAATTTCGACGAATTTTTTGGTGGATGGGGCCCTCTCGCCTTCCTCTACAGCCTCTGGCAAACTACCGTTTTTGTCGGGGTGTCTTTGGGGCTGCTCTATTTGTTTCGGGTGCATCTGGCGGGCACAGGTCCGCTCCCACGGGGTCTGACACGCACCGCCTACGCCGCCTATATTGTTCATCCGCTCTTCGTTGTGCCCTTGACCGAGTTGGTCGTGCAATTCCCGACAATTCCACTGATACATTTCATGCTGCTCTTCCCGCTGGCGATTTGTGCAAGCTTTTTCGCCGGGGCCTTGCTCTGCCGCTTGCCCGTCCTGAAGCGAATCCTCTAGCCTTCGCTGTTGTTGCTCGAGAGGGAATCCAATGAACACGAAAATTTTCGATCTGAACGAAGCGGAGGCCTGCGCGGTTCTGCAGATTTTCAAAGCGGTTGCGACCGACGAGGGTAGGTTGCCCTTGCACGAGATTCATCAAAAGACTCTTGCTGCGATTGCCGAGCATGTCTTTCATGCCGATGTGGACTTGAGCGGTTTGCCCGCATCTTTTGCCGGGGCACTGGAATCAATCGTCGACGAAGCTCTGCGCCACGAGGTCGTTCATATGGCCTCGGTTCTGCCCTACCTCGAGACAGACGATCTGGCGGAGCGAGGCGAGGCCCTGGGCCGACTCGCCAAGGCCTGGGAAGTCTCCGACCTGACGGTCAAGGGAGCGCTCTCTCTTGCCAAGGGCCATAAAACACTTCTGTATCTGGACAGCTTCCGGACCAACAAACCCGAACTCGGACAGGGCGTGGCGGCGCTCTCCTGGGGGTTTCTGAAAAGCTCCCTGCATCTCGATGGCGACAAGAAGGAGCTGGCTCGGTACGAAAGTCTTCGCGAATTACCGGCCGATACCTTCGGCCGCACTCTGGTCGCGTATTACGAGGACAATCTCTTCCCGCTGCCCGGCAGCGTGGGTTCTCCGTTTTCGAATAATCTGACGGCGCATGATCGTCATCATGTGCTTGCCGGGTACGACACGACTCCGCTCGGCGAACTTTGCGTATTTTCCTTCGATGGTGCGTTGTCGAGGGCGAATTATAGCGGGGCGATGATCGGCGTCGTAGCGCAATTTCAACTCGGCTACGCCTATGACCCGACAGTGCGAGCCTGGCGTCACCAATTCGATCCGGACAGGGTGTACCGAGCGGCCGAGCGGGGACATGCATGCAAGGTCAATTACCTGGATGAGTCGATCGATCTCGATGCCTTGATGACCAAGCCGCTCAATGAGGTCCGCGAGCATTTCGGTATTCCGCTGGAGGGTGCGCTGGTGCGGGGCCCCGATGATCGCTGGTGTGGCGAGATGGGGCCGGTCGGGGAGCGCGAGAGCCCGGACATTGCCAAAGAAGGACTCCTGAAGTTCGATTGAACGCCAGGCGCTGGTGACCGCGGGTTCGGGCGGTTTGAAGCACTCTCGACAGGATGCCGAACCCCGGATCTGTGCTACTGTGGCCCAGCATGGATCGGGAGAGACTCATCCGTCTGGAGGAATCGGATTCCGGACAACTACAGCTTTGGGTCGGAGGTCAGTGGGCTCTGGCCGATGGTGTGCCTGAACTGGATGAGCTGCAGACGCGGATTGCCGGGGGCCGCCAGGCGGTCCTCAGCATGCATGTCGAGGAGCTCGAGGCGTG is part of the Candidatus Binatia bacterium genome and encodes:
- a CDS encoding J domain-containing protein; its protein translation is MAKADLYATLGVERDADDDAIRKAFRKLARKYHPDVNQNDPEKADKFKEISFANEVLSDQAKRKTYDEFGVAGLDPNFKPDQARAQQRWGGGHPGAGGPAGGPGGFSNFGGDFDLDDLLGRLSGRGGGGFGGFGFGRQGPTRGSDAEGNVTIDFLDAVRGGKVGLQLQGMGELQVTIPPGADQGTKIRLRAKGSPGANGGPPGDLYLKLKVRPHAFFRREGDHLHVDLPVALHELIQGAEVITPTPDGPVTLKIPKGSANGGKLRLPGKGATRRGTKERGHLYVHLQATLPPNGEALEAMAEELKGLYDGTNIRAKLEV
- a CDS encoding SDR family NAD(P)-dependent oxidoreductase; the protein is MARLEGKKAVVTGAASGIGRASVLRFAQEGASVLAVDVAEEGLRETVAMAQEAGGVAEAQVADGGSETDVAGIVEQCVAKFGRLDVFYANAGIGGPMKPFWEMTAEEWEPVVRVNLIGPFLAIKYASLAMRDTGGGSIICTASVAGLRSGAGPTPYSATKAGVINLVQTTASQLTGLGIRVNAICPGLIETGMTQPMFDMARAVGKGDRIGQLNPLQRAGEPVEMANVALFLASDEASYVNGQAYAADAGLSCSHPFVPGRMA
- a CDS encoding acyl-CoA dehydrogenase family protein, producing the protein MIEWNEQHLVLRDALRKFIETEIAPNIEELEHGDTPPYDVLRKMYKTFGIGDMGVQRFERQMAREKEDRAARERGEEPKAREKREVSFEQGLDSAAMQLLPIIELCRYCPGMVTAMGVSVGLTAGAIRAKGTIEQKERFVPELLTFEKVGAWAITEPGSGSDAFGSMQSTAKRDGDGYVLNGSKTFITNGPYADTLVFICKLDEGNDPKERKILNFILDKGMDGLEQSKPLRKMGMHSSPTGQLFLDDVRVGRDRLIGETEGSGTGRAGAKATFNTERVGVAAMALGVVERCLELCIEYSKTRVQFGQPIGQFQLIQNKLAEMEVARMNLQQLVFSQIERAALGKPSSMAEASACKLYAARAAMNVALEAVQLYGGNGYMAEFHVEQLCRDAKVLQIYAGTDEIQISQIARSLLAA
- a CDS encoding inorganic pyrophosphatase; translation: MPYLYRRHPWHGIPIGDEAPERITAFIEIVPTDTVKYELDKRTGFLKVDRPQKFSNVYPSLYGFIPQTYCGDETGAYCASRTGRDRVEGDGDPLDICVLSERDISHGDILCQAIPIGGLRMIDGKEADDKIIAVLEGDAVYGHWLDIEESPHELVERLQHYFLTYKQVPGEGEAEVEITDVYGREEAHEVIRRSQRDYENSYGHIKAAKARLARL
- a CDS encoding ATP-binding protein, producing the protein MTEAEKKSSAPAEQNSARISMDLAMQSLPLPLFGIDKEGRVAFMNRAAVETFGWKQSELVGRDAVTALAAPGLQENASRELRRAQDGESREQLGMLRRADGSLLKILFRLSPLCDENNWIHGVLAVVESQEGPLPETSLPETSLPEPILPDPVQITRQAKREKVLQDRVAAAEVSKILGASPFLDRLSEMVVAQMGDTSRLRGDFLATMSHELRTPLHAILGYAGLLQEGAFGELPPGCNEPLTRIERRAHELHDLITNTLSLSRLESEGEALHIEPVAVETFLGGLVRDAQRLRDSGESQISLEVAADLPVIETDVAKLKVVVRNLINNAIKFTDKGEIRIVASQNVGGISIQVQDSGVGMTSEEISHLFNAYTQNDTGRARGGVGLGLFIVQELTKRLGGQVDAESKLGAGSTFRINLPVRPPLHESS